In Spinacia oleracea cultivar Varoflay chromosome 5, BTI_SOV_V1, whole genome shotgun sequence, a single window of DNA contains:
- the LOC110783809 gene encoding uncharacterized protein, whose amino-acid sequence MHNLGRKSYASLRYELQQEDPNKQEPSQTKVYKESRKRTHGRTYLTDNEKTREYIEKMNALESAQHGEGDNSKDPYSQVIPEPKRKSRVRLVGSGVTKNDVQKRDKGSGLIFPEEMKADLVKQLMPSFATAILSQLQEANPGINIVIPESLSTSTPRDASSAPHHVSEQNGQSTKTGATVSQVQGEQSGEEI is encoded by the exons ATGCACAATTTGGGACGTAAATCATATGCATCTTTACGTTATGAGTTG CAACAAGAGGATCCAAATAAGCAAGAACCCTCCCAAACAAAGGTCTAcaaagaatcaaggaaaagaacGCATGGAAGAACTTATCTTACAGACAATGAGAAAACACGAGAGTATATT GAAAAGATGAATGCTTTAGAGTCTGCACAACATGGAGAAGGTGACAACTCGAAGGATCCTTACTCTCAAGTGATTCCAGAGCCTAAGCGCAAAAGTCGTGTAAGACTTGTTGGAAGTGGTGTAACAAAGAATGATGTGCAAAAAAGAGACAAGGGGTCAGGTCTCATATTTCCAGAGGAGATGAAAGCAGATTTGGTGAAGCAACTTATGCCGAGTTTCGCTACTGCAATTCTATCTCAACTTCAAGAAGCTAATCCCGGAATAAATATCGTAATTCCAGAATCTTTGAGTACATCGACTCCTAGGGATGCGTCTAGTGCACCACATCATGTCAGTGAGCAAAATGGACAATCTACTAAAACTGGAGCTACAGTTAGTCAG GTGCAAGGTGAGCAAAGTGGAGAAGAAATATAG